GATGAATGGCTCACCCAGTTAAAAAATGAAATCTTGACAGGAGAAGGAGGGACCATTCTCGTTGATGAATTTTCCCTCTACCAGCAAATAAAAACATGGCTTAAGCAAACACCAAAATGGTCGATTTACCGGTATCAAGGAAACGAAAATATTTTTTCTGCTTATCAAGTAGAAGGGCAGTTGGATAAATTACGTCAACCAAAAGTGTGGTTGCCGAATGGCTCCTTTATCGTGATTGAACAAACCGAAGCAATGACGGTCATCGATGTCAATACAGGAAAGTTTACGGGGAAAAATAGCCTGGAAGACACGGTTGTTGAGACGAATCGATTAGCAGCGGTTGAAATTGCTAGACAGCTCAGGTTAAGGGATATAAGCGGTATTATCATCGTCGATTTTATCGATATGAAATCGGATGTGGATCGAAATATTGTTCTTACAGCACTGCAAAATGAAATTAAGCAGGACACAAAACGCGTTCATGTAATCGGATTTACGGAATTAGGATTACTCCAATTAACACGTAAAAAAACAAGAAATTCGTGGTTAACCGAGACAACAGAGACATGTCCGATTTGTGATGGTAGGGGGAGAGTCGTATCCGCAGAATCGTTAGCATTTCGATTAGAAAGGGAGCTATGGGAATTAAAAAATGGGGAGTATGAAGCGGTCATTGTTGAATTAACTCCTGATGTAAAACAATTTTTTATTGGGGAAAAGGGGGAGCACCATAAGCAGCTAGAAGAAACGTTATTTGTTCGTATACATATGAAAGAAATCAACAATGCCTATCCTTTCTATCGTATCTCATTTGTTGGACAACAACGTGATGCCGAGCGAATTCTTTTAACATAAAGGCTATGTTATATGTCATTGTTGATTTTTAGTAAGTTATTTACATGAAGCGAAAGGCGGCGACTCCAGCGGGAACAAGAAGCCGCAAGACCCTTACTTGGGCTTGCGGCTTGCCCGCAGAAAGCGTCCGCCACAAGCGATATGTATGAATATCAACAGTATCGTTTAACAGAACCAACATAAAAAGAAATAAGTTGACAGTAATTAAGTGAATATGTTAGGATTTTTATTGTTATTGTTTGTAGCAGCACCCATGCTACAACCGCACAACACCAGGTTTTAAAGCATTGCATTAGCAATCACCTGAGTTTGGCGAGTCTTAGTCTAAGGAGGTGCGAAACATGTACGCAATTATTGAAACTGGCGGAAAACAAATCAAAGTAGAAGAAGGTCAAACAATCTACGTTGAGAAGTTAAACGTTGCAGAGGGTGAAACAGT
The window above is part of the Bacillus sp. (in: firmicutes) genome. Proteins encoded here:
- a CDS encoding Rne/Rng family ribonuclease, which produces MVELIVNALQREKRYAILHDGVLSRLQLSPVTNSTLVGNIFYGKVVSIEKGLNAAFVDIGIGKNGYLHRDQLPSYLLSPLDESTKKEKLIHHWVREGEKIVVQVKKDGTELKGPFLTGLIEWGGQYLIYLPFARRIHLSKKITDEQTRYQLESFVRKLLKDDEGVIIRTQCANATTNEIEQELITLRTAFSNMISRLSSLKPPALLYEHDEWLTQLKNEILTGEGGTILVDEFSLYQQIKTWLKQTPKWSIYRYQGNENIFSAYQVEGQLDKLRQPKVWLPNGSFIVIEQTEAMTVIDVNTGKFTGKNSLEDTVVETNRLAAVEIARQLRLRDISGIIIVDFIDMKSDVDRNIVLTALQNEIKQDTKRVHVIGFTELGLLQLTRKKTRNSWLTETTETCPICDGRGRVVSAESLAFRLERELWELKNGEYEAVIVELTPDVKQFFIGEKGEHHKQLEETLFVRIHMKEINNAYPFYRISFVGQQRDAERILLT